In Orcinus orca unplaced genomic scaffold, mOrcOrc1.1 scaffold_51, whole genome shotgun sequence, the following proteins share a genomic window:
- the LOC125963361 gene encoding endogenous retrovirus group K member 7 Env polyprotein-like isoform X1: MQYNMRFYITCQQCILTTCIIPEMNVSTIMVLKRPAYIVLPVALNESWYTDIGAEIIRQVGELIRPKRFVATLILGISALIGILSSFTVATYALVKEVQTAQYANDLSKNISLALATQEAIDRKLEAKVDALEEAVLHIGQELAALKIRLSLTCHKKYSWICVTPLKVNYSEYSWEQIQMHILNVWNSSDLGIDLEHLHTQIYDIAASQYDMNPSKAAAEFLQNLQSYFKNNSFMHILINYGAAGVVIILLLISFPVIIRLIQTALQSVYRTKVELHTAFLKNKKGGDVGSHIGSAFELQHRRDP; this comes from the coding sequence ATGCAGTATAATATGAGGTTTTATATTACTTGTCAGCAATGTATATTAACCACTTGCATTATTCCTGAAATGAATGTTTCAACTATAATGGTGTTAAAAAGACCAGCTTATATTGTGCTGCCAGTAGCGCTTAATGAATCTTGGTATACAGATATAGGGGCGGAAATTATAAGACAGGTTGGAGAGCTCATACGGCCAAAAAGATTTGTGGCTACTTTGATTTTGGGAATTTCCGCCTTAATAGGAATATTAAGCTCTTTTACTGTCGCAACATATGCTTTAGTGAAGGAAGTGCAAACAGCACAAtatgctaatgatttatcaaaaaatatatccttgGCTTTGGCAACTCAAGAAGCAATAGATAGAAAGTTAGAAGCTAAAGTTGATGCCCTTGAAGAAGCAGTTTTACATATTGGTCAAGAacttgctgctttaaaaattcgCTTATCTTTAACATGCCATAAAAAATATTCGTGGATATGTGTTActcctttaaaagtaaattattctgAATATTCTTGGGAACAAattcaaatgcatattttaaatgtatggaaTTCTAGTGATTTGGGAATTGATTTGGAACATTTACATACACAAATTTATGATATTGCAGCCTCTCAATATGATATGAATCCCTCTAAAGCTGCTgcagaatttttacaaaatttacaaagttattttaaaaataattcctttatgcatattttaataaattatggggctgccggagtggttataattttgcttcttatttcttttccagtcatTATCCGATTAATTCAAACTGCCCTTCAAAGTGTATACAGAACCAAAGTGGAATTacatactgcctttttaaaaaataaaaaagggggagatgtcgggagccacataggaagtgcctttgagttacagcacagacgagacccgtag